AATTCGAGAAATTCCACGTTCTTCTCCAGCCAATCCCACAGCTTAATCTGAAGATTCTTGAGATGGTCGATGCGGGTCGTCATTTCCTCGACTGCGAGCTCACACGCTTTCCCCATTCCGACTATTCCGGGCAGATTCTCTGTGCCGGACCTCATGCCGAACTCCTGCATCCCGCCTTCGATTTGGCACTTTATCAGATTGCCATTTCTCACATACAATGCGCCAACGCCCTTCGGTCCGTACATGTTGTGGGCGGAACAAGTCATCGCATCTACACCGAGTATTTCCACGTCGATAGGAATATTCCCGGCGGCTATTGCTGCATCCGAGTGGAAGAAGACCCCTCTCTTTCGCGTGAATCTGCCGATGTCTGCGATCTTCTGAATTGTGCCGATCTCGGAACTGGCAGTTTGAATAGTAATTAAGGCAGTGTCATCGCGCATTGCTTTGCGGACCGCCATCGGGTCTACCATGCCATACTTATCACATCCAACAAACGTCACTTCATAGCCGGACTCTCTAAGAGCTGGAAATTGGTTCAGGATCGAGTAATGCTCGACTGAGGATGCGACGATGTGTTTGCCTTTGCCCTGATTCGCCTGCAGGAATCCCTTGACAGCAAGGTTGTTCGACTCTGTTGCAGATGAAGTGAAGATAATCTCTTCAGGTTCGCTGTGAATCAGCCCAGCCACTTTCTCTCTGGCGTTGTCGAGCGCTTCTCCGGCAGCGACGCCCTGTTTGTGAACATGCGATGATGGATTGCCATACAGTTCAGAGAAATACGGCATCATCGCTTCGAGAACTCGTTTATCTACCGGGGTAGTCGACTGATGATCGAAATATATCATTCGGTTATCGGTCATTTGACTGGAATGCTTTTACAGGTGAGGGAGGCCGGATCGCGCCGCTCTTGCGCATGGTCAGTTTAGACAATGTGTTGCAGAGATCCCCCAACGCGGCTCCATTCAACTATCAGTCTCCGTCCGAACTCTTGCTTTTCTCTCTCTCCCTGAGTTCTTTAATCGCGCTTGCCAGAGCCTCTTCGACCATGACCGAGCAGTGGTGTTTCACTGGTGGCAGGCCGCCGAGTGCATCGATTACCTGTCTGTTCGTTATCTTTTCAGCTTCTTCGAGCGTTTTTCCCTTTACGATTTCTGTCAGCATGGAGGATGCCGCTATAGCCGCACCACAACCAAACGTCTTGAATTTGGCATCAACGATTCTGCCGTTTTCGACCTTGACATATAGGCGCATCATGTCGCCACAGGCTGGATTGCCTACATCGGCGATCGCGTCCGCATCAGCTATTTCGCCCATATTGCGCGGATTGCTGAAATGCTCCATCACCGTTTCGGAGTATGGGAATGTCTTAGCCATGAGAATCTCCAATCAAGCAAAACCGAAGGCTTTTTGCCTCAGTTTGTCCCGAAACATTATACATGAAATTCTGGCAAATCAAAGCGGAATTTCGTCCATTTTTAGTAAACAGGGACACACTTGGCGAGGATCATGCCGGGGCGGGGGAGCTGGCTGGGGGAGGTGCCGCATTTTTCAGTTTATTTTGGAGAAAACGCGTATTATATTAATAAGCTGTGTGATGTATTTCTGGCGAAAGAGGTGAGTTATGTATAGAGATTCAGAATGGCGGTTGAAGGTGGGGCTCGCCGAAATGCTCAAGGGTGGAGTCATCATGGACGTGACAAATCCTGAGCAGGCGAAGATTGCCGAGGATTCGGGAGCTGTTGCCGTTATGGCGCTTGAGCGTGTTCCCGCTGATATTCGCAAGCAGGGCGGCGTCGTCAGGATGGCCAGCGTCGATATCATAGCCCGCATTCAGGATATGGTCTCAATACCTGTAATGGCCAAATGCCGCATAGGGCACTTCGCAGAGGCTCAGCTCCTTCAAGAACTCAAGGTAGATTATATCGATGAATCTGAAGTGCTGACTCCTGCAGATGAGGAGTTCCATGTTGAAAAGTGGCACTTCAAAGTCCCGTTTGTCTGCGGCTGCAGAAATCTCGGCGAGGCGCTAAGGAGAATTGCAGAGGGAGCTGCTATGATCCGTACGAAGGGGGAGGCAGGCTCCGGAAATATCGTCGAGGCAGTCAGGCACATGCGAATGGTGATGTCTCATATCAGGCGCATGCAGGCAATGAACCCTGAGGAACTGAAGAAGGAAGCTCAGGAGATGCGGGTTCCCATCGAGATAGTCGAAGAAACGGCGAAGCTCGGCAAGTTACCGGTCCCGAATTTTGCAGCGGGTGGGATAGCAACCCCCGCGGATGCATCGCTAATGATGCAACTGGGTGCGGAGTCCGTGTTCGTCGGCAGCGGGATCTTCAAGTCATCTGATCCACCGGCGAGGGCAAAAGCAATCGTGGAGGCCACTACGTACTACGCCGATCCGAAGGCTGTACTCGACGCAACTCGTCCGCTCGGAGAAGCGATGGAAGGTCTCGATATCCGAGACATCCCGGACGACAAGCTGCTGCAAGTCAGATAAATCTATAGGCCCAGAGACAAGAGCTTCCGAAGGCCGGTGGGGATGCCTGTCGGCCCCGATCTTAGAAGGACTCCTGAAATGACGAAAGCACGAGTCGGCATCCTTGCCCTGCAGGGAGATTTCGCTTTGCATCAGGCGAAGTTTGCGCGCCTGGGCGCAAACGTCACCCTCGTCAAGACTACAAATGAGCTGTCGCAGATAGACCGACTTGTGATTCCCGGCGGAGAATCTACGACAATGCAACTATTGATGGACAGGTTCGGCCTCCGTCAGCCGGTCATCGCATTCGGTAAGGAGAAGCCAACCTGGGGAACATGTGCAGGGCTGATTCTGCTTGCGAGGGAGGTCGACAATCCGCTGATACGGCCGCTCGGACTGATCGATATTAAGGCGAAGCGAAACGCCTATGGGCGTCAAGTCGATTCGTTCATAGCAGATGGCACGGTGACGTTTGATCAGACAAGCTCCACCCTGGAGATGGTCTTCATTCGCGCACCGAAAATCATAGGCTATGCTGATTCAGTTATGCCACTCGGCTACTGTGACGGAGATGTAGTCGTAGCGCGCCAGGACAACATACTTGTCACATCATTTCATCCCGAACTCACCGATCAGACGATTGTCCATAAGTATTTTCTCGAAATGTAGCAGTGATTTGCTTATCCCATATTTGCTGGGTCATGGAAGGTCGGCAGAAGGGGCGCCGCGGTGATGGGGCTGGATCAGCTCTCCTCAAAGGCCTGATTACAAGGCTCCGGTTTGCGATTCCCATTTACGGACTGGTTGATCGGTTCCAGCAGATGCAAAGTGGTCCCGACATTAACTCCATTTCCTGAAATACTCGGCCTGGCGATGGCAGTATACTCAGGTACCTGTCCGTCGGTACCTGTGAGACGGACGAGTCCCCGCCATTGTGTCCGGCGGTGTTTCATAAGCACTTCAGCTATTGATTCTTCCGAATTCTGAAGCTGCACCAGACGTGCAATCGGGTTTCCGAAGATTTCACTGCGATCACATCCAAGAATCGACGACACTTGATTATTGGCATATGTAATTCGTCCCACAGTATCGATCCTGATGATAGGGATCGGTACTTCATTGAGAGTAGTCTC
This is a stretch of genomic DNA from Candidatus Zixiibacteriota bacterium. It encodes these proteins:
- a CDS encoding iron-sulfur cluster assembly scaffold protein, coding for MAKTFPYSETVMEHFSNPRNMGEIADADAIADVGNPACGDMMRLYVKVENGRIVDAKFKTFGCGAAIAASSMLTEIVKGKTLEEAEKITNRQVIDALGGLPPVKHHCSVMVEEALASAIKELREREKSKSSDGD
- a CDS encoding cysteine desulfurase; the protein is MTDNRMIYFDHQSTTPVDKRVLEAMMPYFSELYGNPSSHVHKQGVAAGEALDNAREKVAGLIHSEPEEIIFTSSATESNNLAVKGFLQANQGKGKHIVASSVEHYSILNQFPALRESGYEVTFVGCDKYGMVDPMAVRKAMRDDTALITIQTASSEIGTIQKIADIGRFTRKRGVFFHSDAAIAAGNIPIDVEILGVDAMTCSAHNMYGPKGVGALYVRNGNLIKCQIEGGMQEFGMRSGTENLPGIVGMGKACELAVEEMTTRIDHLKNLQIKLWDWLEKNVEFLEFTGHPMYRIPGHVSFWIKYIEGESLLLMLNIKGVMCASGSACSSNLRGEDEEDLAASHVLTAIGVPVEYCSGSLTVSMGKDNTFEEVDHLISALPEVIARLLAMSPLYSDKLKGKDPYAD
- the pdxS gene encoding pyridoxal 5'-phosphate synthase lyase subunit PdxS, which codes for MYRDSEWRLKVGLAEMLKGGVIMDVTNPEQAKIAEDSGAVAVMALERVPADIRKQGGVVRMASVDIIARIQDMVSIPVMAKCRIGHFAEAQLLQELKVDYIDESEVLTPADEEFHVEKWHFKVPFVCGCRNLGEALRRIAEGAAMIRTKGEAGSGNIVEAVRHMRMVMSHIRRMQAMNPEELKKEAQEMRVPIEIVEETAKLGKLPVPNFAAGGIATPADASLMMQLGAESVFVGSGIFKSSDPPARAKAIVEATTYYADPKAVLDATRPLGEAMEGLDIRDIPDDKLLQVR
- the pdxT gene encoding pyridoxal 5'-phosphate synthase glutaminase subunit PdxT, encoding MTKARVGILALQGDFALHQAKFARLGANVTLVKTTNELSQIDRLVIPGGESTTMQLLMDRFGLRQPVIAFGKEKPTWGTCAGLILLAREVDNPLIRPLGLIDIKAKRNAYGRQVDSFIADGTVTFDQTSSTLEMVFIRAPKIIGYADSVMPLGYCDGDVVVARQDNILVTSFHPELTDQTIVHKYFLEM